The genomic window GGCGGCGGCGATTCCTACTGCGCACAATCCCCCGCCTATGATGGCGGCGCGTTTTTTCCAACGTTTCACGGGTTTTCCATTTCCAGTTTTTCGGCCGCGGTTTGCCGGCGCAGGGTGCGCACGGCCTGGCTATGACGCTGGCGTATCAACAAAGGTTCCACAACAAAGGCCAACAGGCAGGCGCCAAAGCTGCCCCATACATAGAGGGCGTAGCCGCCCATTGCAAAAAAATCTGCCGCAGAGTTCCAGTTCATGCTGCCACCTCCCGCGTCATTTCGGGCAACTGTTTGACCCATTCGGTGTGGGATTCCCGCTCCAGGATGATGGCGCGGACCCGGGTCAATGCCACGGCGATGGAATACATCCACAGGCACAGCGCCATCAGCAGCATGCCCCACAACATGGTCATGGCCATGGTGGGCGACTTGTTGATGGACACCGAGGCCCCCTGGTGCAGGGTGTTCCACCAGGTGACCGAGAAATAGATGATGGGCACATTGACCACGCCCACCAGGGCGAGAATCGCACCTGCCTTGTCGGCCCGCCGGGGGTCTTCTATGGATGCCTGCAGCGCGATGAAGCCCAGGTACAAAAAGAACAGGATCAGCTCAGACGTGAGCCTGGCATCCCACACCCACCAGGTGCCCCACATGGGCTTGCCCCAAAAGGCCCCCGTCCACAGCGACAGGAAGGCCATCAGTGCACCGGTGGGCGCCAGCGCCTGGGCCATCATGCTGGACAGGCGTGCATTGAGCGACAGGCCCATGGCAGCCCAGCCGGCCATGACCAGATAGATGAACATCGACATCCACGAGGTGGGCACGTGCACAAAGATGATGCGGTAGCCCTCACCCTGTGTGGCGTCGGTGGGTGCGACAAAAAACCCCATCCACAGACCGGCCGCGCCAAACAGGGCGGTCAGCACCCAGAACACGGGGATCATCTTGCCCGCCAGCGGGTAAAAGGTCTGGGGGCTGGCGAATCTGAACCAGTTTGTCAGTTGCTTGCTCATTCCAATGCGATCCTCAAGGCAGCCGTGGCGGCCCACGGTGCAAAAAACACAGACAGCGCCAGCAGGGCCGCCAGCAGGGACAAATGCCCGCCCGCGCCCAGCCCGGCAATATGGGACTCCACAGCCCCGGCGCCAAAAATCAATACCGGCACAAACAGCGGCAGCACCAGCAGGCTCAGCAAGACACCGCCACCGCGCACACCCAGTGTCAGCGCAGCACCAATGGCGCCAATCAGCGAGAGCACCGGTGTGCCCAGCAGCAGGGCCAGCACCAACACGCCCAAGGCTCCGGCATCCAGATCAAACTGCAGGCCCAGCACCGGCGCCATCAGCACCAGCGGCAGGCCGCTGACCAGCCAGTGGGCCGCAATTTTGCCAACAACCAGACCCACCAGAGGGCTTGGGGAGATTGCCATCTGCTCCAGGGTGCCGTCGGCATGGTCGGCCGCAAACATGCGCTGCAGTGCCAGCATGGTGGCCAGCAAGGCGCCCACCCACAACACGCCGGGTGCGATTTTGCGCAGCAGGCCCGGCTCTGGCCCTATGCCCAAGGGGAACAGGCTGCTGACGATGACAAAAAAGAACAGTGCCGTCAGCACCTCACTCTTGCGCCGCACCACAACCAGCAGGTCGCGCTGCACAACGGCCAGTATCGCGCTCACAACTGCACCACCAATCCGCCGGCGATGGGCATGGTTTGGTGGCTGGTCAGCACCGCCATGCCACCACCGGCTAGGTGTTCAGTGATCAGGGTGGCCAGCAGGTCCACGGCTTTGGTGTCCAGCGCGGTAAAGGGCTCATCCAGTATCCACAGCCTGGCCTTGCGGGTGGCCAGGCGGGCCAGCATCACGCGACGCTTTTGCCCGGCCGACAACACGCGTATCGGCAAATCTTCGCGACCGCGCAGGCCCATGCGGTAGAGCGCGGCCAGCGCCTGGGTTTCGGGCAGTGCGGCGCCATCCATGGCGGCGGCAAAGCGCAGGTTTTCCAATGCGCTGAGGTCTTCCTTGACAGCGCCCTGGTGGCCAAAAAATAAGAAATGCCGGCGGTAATCGGATTCGGTCGACTGAATGGGGTGACCGCACCAGCGGACCTCACCTTCGGCGGGGAGCGCCAACCCGGCCAGCAGGCGCAACAAACTGGTTTTGCCGGCGCCGTTTTCGCCCCGCACGTGCAGCCACTGTCCCGCATCCACGGCGAGGTCCAGTTGGGCAAACAGTCGGCGTTCGCCGCGCACGCAGCTCAGACCGTGTGCACTCAGCATGAAACGAATTTGGAAGTCAATTTGGAGGACGCCTTGCCCGGGCTGTGTGGCGTGCCCATCAGGGCGGTAGGGCATCGCCCGCCATTGTAATCAACCGGTCTTGCGCCACACCGGCCCGTTATAATCGCCCGTTCCTTTCCGCGCGCGCATCCGACTATTGAGGACCCCATGAGCAACCACAGCAACGCACCTGGCCACGACGACGAGGCCCACACCGGCCCAATCAAAAATCCCAAGCAACTGTTGCTGGCAGTGTTCTATTCTTTTGTTATCCCAATCTTCGTGATCATTGGCTTGGTCTACTACGTCACCTCGGCCAACAAGCCCCAGTCGGGCTCGGTCAATCTGGAACAGTCCGTGGTGGCGCGTATCCAGAAGGTTGGCACCGTAGAGATCCGTGATGCCAACCGCGAAATGAAAAGCGGCGAAGCCGTTTACCAAGCCCAGTGCACCGCCTGCCACACCAGTGGCGCAGCGGGCGCCCCCAAGCTGGGTGACACCGCAGCCTGGGCTGCCCGTATCAAAACCGGTTACGACGCCCTGCTGCAGTCTGCCCTCAAGGGCAAAGGCGCCATGGGAGCCCAAGCCGGCGGCGACTTTGACGATTTTGAAATTGCACGCGCCGTGGTCCATATGGCCAACGCTGGTGGTGCCAAGTTTGCTGAGCCGGTAAAAGCCGCGCCCGCTGCCAAACCCTGATTTTTGGCCAAGCCTTCTTAGCCGGCCTTTGCGCCGGCTTTTTTCTTTCTGGGCTGGCTCTTCAAACGAAACTGGGCTCTAGCCCCCGTCAGTGCTAGATATACCGCTATACCTTATGTAGCATCTTTGATTCGGCGGCGGGGCTGGTGGTGTAGCCATATCGCGCGGCCAGGCTGCTGCGTTTCACTTCCTGCACGGTCCACTGGCCCGCCTCCACCGCTTCTGCGGCCAACGCCACATCCTGGGTGTGGACCAGGCCAAAGCCCAGTGGTGTTTCCAGGTACAGCCAACCCTGTTCATCGGTCAGGCACACCGTGCATGTGGTCGGCAGACCGGTGTGGGATTGCAGTGTGTAGTCGGCCTGCACACGCCAAATCCACGGTGTTGCGGCCAGCTCCACATACACCCGCTGTGGGCCATTCTGGAAGAACCAGCGGCCGCTGTCGTCGGCCATGTAATTGCGGTTGATAAACGCAATCAGCTTCTCGTGCAGCAGCAATGAGCCCTTGGCCGCCGGTGGTCCACCGGCAAAAGGGCCCAGCGACTGCACCCGGTCATCCCGCATGTACCAGTTGCCACGCGTGTCAAGGCCCAGCCAGCCGTAACAGTCCGGCACATTGGGCCACTTGGCCATGGCTTGGCGGACGATGTCATCCATTGTGAGTACCCACTCTTGTTTTAGTACCGGCGTGTCTTAGAAGCCAACCACCCACCGCCTCTGGCATGGCAAACACATGGGTGGGCGGGCGCCCCTGCGGAAAGCCTACGTGGCCACCATGTGCGGGTTGCCACAGTGTGACGTGGGAACCCACTTCGTGCTGGGACGGCAAACTGCTGGCGGGCACAAAGGGATCGTTGCGGGCGTTGACCACCAGGGCAGGAAGCTTGATGCTGCGCAAGTGCGGCTTGGCCGAGGCCCGGCTCCAGTAGTCATCGGTGTTCTTGAACCCGTGTACCGGTGCGGTGAACACGTTGTCAAATTCGTAGAGGTCTTTGGCCCGCAGCAGGGCATCCCGGTCAAACAAGCCGGGGTGCTGGTCCAGCTTGCGCAAGGCCTTGGGCTTCATGGTGTTCAGGAACATGCGGGTGTAGACGAGCCGATTGAAGCCTTTGCCAATGGCGTGCCCCCCGGCCGCCAGGTCGATGGGCGAGCTGACAGCCGCCACCGCCGACACCACCGCAGCGGCGGATGCGCCCATTTCCTGTGCCCAGCGCAACAAGGCATTGCCACCCAATGAAACACCTACCGCCACGATGGGGCCGGTGTGGTGTGCACGAAACCGCTGCAACACCCAGCCGATTTCAGCATGGTCGCCCGAGTGGTAGGCACGGGGCCCCAGGTTCAGTTCACCGCTGCAGCCGCGAAAGTGCGGCACCGCGTAAGCCATGCCGTGTTCCCGCGCAAAGTCGGCAAAGGCCAGCGCGTAGTGGCTGGCGGACGAACCTTCCAGACCGTGGAACAACACCAGCAAGGTCTGATTGGTTTCTATCGTCTGCAGCGAGACCAAATAGTCCACATCGATGAAGTCAGCATCTGGTGTAGTCCAGCGTTCGCGGCGGTAGGCTGGCGGCGCACCCTGGACCCGGCGGGCGTACAACGCGGGCCATATGGTCTGCAGATTGCCACCAGGCAACCAGGATGGCGCTACATAATTCATAGCTATTGAATCAATAAATTCGGTGGCTAGGGGGTGATTTTATTCAATGCAATACCTGGGACACCTGGTTAACCTCCTGCACTTCGTCCTGGGTGCCGGGGCTGGCGTGGTGCACCACCAGGCGCCAGCCCAGGGGTGTCAGGTGGTAGACATTGGTGGCCAGCACAAAAGCGTGGACAGGGCCTTCGCTGGTCATCACCTCGATGCGCTCTAGCACATTGTGCACCGCACTGGCCATGGAGGTGATGCGCCGGATGGACTCTGCCTGCACCTGGATGGAGCCTTCATGGCCAAAAATGGCGTCAAAGGCCGAGCGTATGGCCAGTGCCCCCACCACACGGGGACCGCCGGGGTGGATACACACAATGTCGTCATCATCGGCCCAACAGGCCATCAGCTTTTCGATGTCCGCCGACTGGAGCGCCTCGTAGAAGGCGGTCTCCACTTCGTCGGGTGTCACGCCTAGGGTGGCGGCTTGCTGGCGTGCTTTGGGCATGGGCTGCGTGGAAAAGGAGGCTGGTCGTGCCATTGTGACGTGTTTATCCACGTACAAAAAACAAAACCGCCCGGAGGCGGTTTTGTGCGCTAGTGCAAAGCGTTTACTTTTTGAGACGGTACTTGCGCAGTGCGGCGATTTCGGCCGCAATGACGTACATCTCTGACTGGGCCTTGGCCACATCAAATTCGGTTTTGGCGTTCTTCAACGCCTCTTCAGCCGCTGCCTTGGCAGCATTGGCCTTCTCTTCGTCCAGATCCTTGCCACGGATAGCCGTGTCGGACAGAACGGTGATGCAGTTGGGTTGCACTTCCAAAATACCACCGGCAACGAAGACAAACTCTTCACTGCCGTCAGCCTTTTCGATGCGCACCGAACCAGCCTTGATACGGGTGATCAGGGGTGTGTGGCGGGGATAAATGCCGAGTTCGCCAGCTTCACCGGGCAGGGCCACAAACTTGGCTTCACCGGAGTAGATGGATTCTTCAGCACTGACCACGTCAACATGGATGGTGTTCATGGTGTTCCTAATCTGTTCAATCAGTTGGGGACAGCGCTTGCCGCTACGCGACTGCGGTCTGTCCCACAATATTTCTTAAACTTTCTTGGACTTCTCGATCGCTTCGTCGATGGTACCGACCATGTAGAACGCTTGTTCTGGCATGTGGTCGCATTCACCGTTCACGATCATCTTGAAGCCGCGGATGGTTTCCGACAGGGGAACGTACTTGCCGGGCGAACCGGTAAACACTTCAGCCACGTGGAAAGGCTGGCTCAGGAAACGCTGGATCTTGCGGGCACGTGCCACAGCCAGTTTGTCTTCAGGGGCCAAGTCATCCATACCCATGATGGCGATGATGTCGCGCAGTTCGCGGTAACGCTGCAGCGTACCCTGCACGGCACGGGCCGTGTTGTAGTGCTCTTCACCGACCACGTTGGGGGACAGCTGGCGGCTGGTCGAATCCAGCGGGTCGACCGCAGGGTAGATACCCAGCGACGCGATGTCACGGGACAACACCACGGTGGAGTCCAAGTGGGCGAAGGTCGTAGCAGGCGATGGATCGGTCAAGTCATCCGCTGGCACGTAAACGGCCTGGATGGAAGTGATGGAACCCACCTTGGTCGATGTAATACGCTCTTGCAAACGGCCCATTTCTTCGGCCAATGTAGGCTGGTAACCCACGGCGGAAGGCATACGGCCCAGCAGCGCGGACACTTCGGTACCGGCCAGTGTGTAGCGGTAGATGTTGTCCACGAAGAACAGAACGTCCTTGCCTTCGTCACGGAACGATTCCGCAATGGTCAGACCGGTCAAGGCCACGCGCAAACGGTTGCCTGGGGGCTCATTCATCTGACCGTACACCATGGCCACTTTGGAGTCTTCCAGCTTTTCCAGGTTCACAACGCCGGAGTCTGCCATCTCGTGGTAGAAGTCGTTACCTTCACGGGTACGCTCACCCACACCAGCAAACACGGACAAACCGCTGTGTGCTTTGGCGATGTTGTTGATCAACTCCATCATGTTCACGGTCTTGCCGACGCCGGCGCCACCGAACAGACCCACCTTGCCGCCCTTGGCGAACGGGCACACCAGGTCAATCACCTTGATGCCGGTTTCCAGCAGTTCTTGTGATGGGCTCAGTTCGTCATAGGCAGGGGCCTTGCGGTGAATCGACATGGTCAATTCAGAGCTGACAGGACCACGCTCGTCGATAGGAGCACCCAGCACGTCCATGATGCGACCCAGTGTGGCTTTGCCCACGGGGACCATGATGGATTCGGCGGTGTTCTTGACGATCATGCCGCGGCGCAGGCCGTCGGAAGAGCCCAAGGCAATGGTACGCACAATGCCGTCGCCCAGCTGCTGCTGAACTTCCAGCGTCAGCGCAGAACCGTCCATCTTGAGCGCGTCATAGATCTTTGGCATCTTGTCGCGCGGGAACTCCACGTCAACCACAGCGCCAATACACTGAACAATTTTCCCTTGAACGCCTGCGTTCACATTTGCTTGAGCCATTACGTTTGCTCCAAAAATAAATTCATTTAAACCGCTGCACGTGACCGTGAGGTCACACCGCCGCCGCGCCGGCCACAATTTCCGAAAGTTCTTTCGTAATTGCAGCTTGTCGCGTTTTGTTGTAGACCAGTTTCAACTCGGCGATCACATTGCCCGCGTTGTCGGTGGCAGCTTTCATGGCCACCATACGTGCTGCATGCTCGGACGCCATGTTCTCGGCCACTGCCTGGAACACCATCGCCTCGGCATAACGCACCAACAACTCGTCGATGACCGTCTGGGCATCGGGTTCGTAGATGTAATCCCAGCTGGTTTGCGCGCCACTGTCTTTCGACTCTTTGGCCATCTTTTCAGCGGACAAAGGCAGCAATTGCTCCAGTACGGGCTCTTGCCGCATGGTGCTGACAAACTTGTTGTAGCACACGTAGACCGCGCTGACTTCACCCTTGACATAGGCGTCGAGCAAGACCTTGACCGGCCCGATGAGCTTGTCCAGGTGCGGCTTGTCGCCTAGGTGGGTGATGTGCGAGACCACTTTGGCGCCAACACGTCCCAAAAAGCCCAGTCCCTTGCTGCCGATCGCCACGGTCAGTGGCGATTTGCCGGCCGACTGGGTTTCGCGCAACTTCTGGGTCACCGCACGGAACAGGTTGGTATTCAAACCACCGCACAAGCCTTTGTCCGTGGTCACCACGATGTAGCCGACCGACTTACCGTCGTTCGACGTCATGAATGGGTGCACGTACTCTGGGTTGGCTTGCCCCAGGTTGCTGGCGATGTTGCGGACCTTGTCGCTGTATGGACGGGCGGCGCGCATGCGCTCTTGCGCCTTGCGCATCTTGGACACGGAAATCATTTCCATGGCCTTGGTGATCTTCTTGGTGTTTTCCACCGATTTGATCTTGGTGCGTAATTCCTTGCCTGATGCCATAAGTGCCCCTTTTGCTTAGATTCGTGAAAGACTCGTTACGGAGTCCGAATCAGGCAAACGTCTTCTTGAAGGCAGCAATTGCAGCATTCAGCTCGTCTTCAGCAGCCTGGCA from Rhodoferax sp. AJA081-3 includes these protein-coding regions:
- the ccmD gene encoding heme exporter protein CcmD; the encoded protein is MNWNSAADFFAMGGYALYVWGSFGACLLAFVVEPLLIRQRHSQAVRTLRRQTAAEKLEMENP
- the ccmC gene encoding heme ABC transporter permease CcmC yields the protein MSKQLTNWFRFASPQTFYPLAGKMIPVFWVLTALFGAAGLWMGFFVAPTDATQGEGYRIIFVHVPTSWMSMFIYLVMAGWAAMGLSLNARLSSMMAQALAPTGALMAFLSLWTGAFWGKPMWGTWWVWDARLTSELILFFLYLGFIALQASIEDPRRADKAGAILALVGVVNVPIIYFSVTWWNTLHQGASVSINKSPTMAMTMLWGMLLMALCLWMYSIAVALTRVRAIILERESHTEWVKQLPEMTREVAA
- the ccmB gene encoding heme exporter protein CcmB, with protein sequence MSAILAVVQRDLLVVVRRKSEVLTALFFFVIVSSLFPLGIGPEPGLLRKIAPGVLWVGALLATMLALQRMFAADHADGTLEQMAISPSPLVGLVVGKIAAHWLVSGLPLVLMAPVLGLQFDLDAGALGVLVLALLLGTPVLSLIGAIGAALTLGVRGGGVLLSLLVLPLFVPVLIFGAGAVESHIAGLGAGGHLSLLAALLALSVFFAPWAATAALRIALE
- the ccmA gene encoding cytochrome c biogenesis heme-transporting ATPase CcmA; its protein translation is MLSAHGLSCVRGERRLFAQLDLAVDAGQWLHVRGENGAGKTSLLRLLAGLALPAEGEVRWCGHPIQSTESDYRRHFLFFGHQGAVKEDLSALENLRFAAAMDGAALPETQALAALYRMGLRGREDLPIRVLSAGQKRRVMLARLATRKARLWILDEPFTALDTKAVDLLATLITEHLAGGGMAVLTSHQTMPIAGGLVVQL
- a CDS encoding cytochrome c5 family protein → MSNHSNAPGHDDEAHTGPIKNPKQLLLAVFYSFVIPIFVIIGLVYYVTSANKPQSGSVNLEQSVVARIQKVGTVEIRDANREMKSGEAVYQAQCTACHTSGAAGAPKLGDTAAWAARIKTGYDALLQSALKGKGAMGAQAGGDFDDFEIARAVVHMANAGGAKFAEPVKAAPAAKP
- a CDS encoding DUF2946 family protein, which codes for MDDIVRQAMAKWPNVPDCYGWLGLDTRGNWYMRDDRVQSLGPFAGGPPAAKGSLLLHEKLIAFINRNYMADDSGRWFFQNGPQRVYVELAATPWIWRVQADYTLQSHTGLPTTCTVCLTDEQGWLYLETPLGFGLVHTQDVALAAEAVEAGQWTVQEVKRSSLAARYGYTTSPAAESKMLHKV
- a CDS encoding YheT family hydrolase, encoding MNYVAPSWLPGGNLQTIWPALYARRVQGAPPAYRRERWTTPDADFIDVDYLVSLQTIETNQTLLVLFHGLEGSSASHYALAFADFAREHGMAYAVPHFRGCSGELNLGPRAYHSGDHAEIGWVLQRFRAHHTGPIVAVGVSLGGNALLRWAQEMGASAAAVVSAVAAVSSPIDLAAGGHAIGKGFNRLVYTRMFLNTMKPKALRKLDQHPGLFDRDALLRAKDLYEFDNVFTAPVHGFKNTDDYWSRASAKPHLRSIKLPALVVNARNDPFVPASSLPSQHEVGSHVTLWQPAHGGHVGFPQGRPPTHVFAMPEAVGGWLLRHAGTKTRVGTHNG
- a CDS encoding nuclear transport factor 2 family protein; amino-acid sequence: MPKARQQAATLGVTPDEVETAFYEALQSADIEKLMACWADDDDIVCIHPGGPRVVGALAIRSAFDAIFGHEGSIQVQAESIRRITSMASAVHNVLERIEVMTSEGPVHAFVLATNVYHLTPLGWRLVVHHASPGTQDEVQEVNQVSQVLH
- a CDS encoding F0F1 ATP synthase subunit epsilon — protein: MNTIHVDVVSAEESIYSGEAKFVALPGEAGELGIYPRHTPLITRIKAGSVRIEKADGSEEFVFVAGGILEVQPNCITVLSDTAIRGKDLDEEKANAAKAAAEEALKNAKTEFDVAKAQSEMYVIAAEIAALRKYRLKK
- the atpD gene encoding F0F1 ATP synthase subunit beta, yielding MAQANVNAGVQGKIVQCIGAVVDVEFPRDKMPKIYDALKMDGSALTLEVQQQLGDGIVRTIALGSSDGLRRGMIVKNTAESIMVPVGKATLGRIMDVLGAPIDERGPVSSELTMSIHRKAPAYDELSPSQELLETGIKVIDLVCPFAKGGKVGLFGGAGVGKTVNMMELINNIAKAHSGLSVFAGVGERTREGNDFYHEMADSGVVNLEKLEDSKVAMVYGQMNEPPGNRLRVALTGLTIAESFRDEGKDVLFFVDNIYRYTLAGTEVSALLGRMPSAVGYQPTLAEEMGRLQERITSTKVGSITSIQAVYVPADDLTDPSPATTFAHLDSTVVLSRDIASLGIYPAVDPLDSTSRQLSPNVVGEEHYNTARAVQGTLQRYRELRDIIAIMGMDDLAPEDKLAVARARKIQRFLSQPFHVAEVFTGSPGKYVPLSETIRGFKMIVNGECDHMPEQAFYMVGTIDEAIEKSKKV
- the atpG gene encoding F0F1 ATP synthase subunit gamma; translated protein: MASGKELRTKIKSVENTKKITKAMEMISVSKMRKAQERMRAARPYSDKVRNIASNLGQANPEYVHPFMTSNDGKSVGYIVVTTDKGLCGGLNTNLFRAVTQKLRETQSAGKSPLTVAIGSKGLGFLGRVGAKVVSHITHLGDKPHLDKLIGPVKVLLDAYVKGEVSAVYVCYNKFVSTMRQEPVLEQLLPLSAEKMAKESKDSGAQTSWDYIYEPDAQTVIDELLVRYAEAMVFQAVAENMASEHAARMVAMKAATDNAGNVIAELKLVYNKTRQAAITKELSEIVAGAAAV